The following are from one region of the Dreissena polymorpha isolate Duluth1 chromosome 2, UMN_Dpol_1.0, whole genome shotgun sequence genome:
- the LOC127869666 gene encoding dexamethasone-induced Ras-related protein 1-like has translation MSLLDRGASAPEENCRRLVVLGSRNKLIQFVSNVGKTSIIVRFLENTFVDTHTPTIEDFHRKVYKIRGEAYRLDILDTAGIHPFPAIRRLSYATGDIFIIVYDLTSRHSFNECQDILEQLYASKQGADDVLSPVPVVLVGNKLDRENARTVSFSEVKGLCEGSNPLIDCFEVSAKFNSNLEKIFIRLFEMAKLPVEMSPSMHRKVTPSYTGNNKPRRFNIGRKVSEACGVLQMNARRPSVATDLMVAKNRGSVKRSDSKETRRCTIQ, from the exons ATGTCTCTCCTGGATCGCGGGGCATCGGCGCCAGAGGAAAACTGCCGACGACTGGTGGTCCTGGGTTCAAG aaacaaactcatTCAATTTGTCAGCAACGTTGGCAAGACGTCAATCATAGTGAGATTCCTTGAGAACACATTCGTGGACACGCACACGCCCACCATCGAGGACTTCCACCGGAAGGTGTACAAGATTCGCGGCGAGGCATACCGCCTGGATATCCTGGACACCGCCGGCATACACCCCTTCCCGGCCATCAGGCGCCTCTCCTATGCCACGG gTGACATATTCATAATCGTGTACGACTTAACAAGCCGCCATTCCTTCAACGAGTGTCAGGACATCCTCGAGCAGTTGTACGCCAGCAAACAAGGTGCAGACGACGTTCTCAGTCCAGTCCCGGTGGTTCTGGTCGGAAATAAACTGGACCGAGAAAATGCGAGAACTGTGTCTTTCTCGGAGGTAAAAGGACTCTGTGAGGGTTCGAATCCTTTAATTGATTGTTTTGAAGTGTCGGCAAAGTTCAATTCAAACCTAGAAAAAATCTTCATACGGCTTTTCGAAATGGCAAAGTTGCCCGTGGAAATGAGCCCGTCCATGCACCGAAAGGTTACGCCATCATATACGGGGAACAACAAGCCACGTCGCTTCAACATTGGCCGGAAGGTCAGTGAGGCGTGTGGCGTTCTGCAAATGAACGCTAGGCGACCGAGCGTAGCTACGGATCTCATGGTTGCTAAGAACAGAGGCAGTGTTAAACGGTCTGATAGCAAGGAGACTCGGAGGTGCACCATACAGTGA